The nucleotide sequence ACACCCGAAACCCCTGCTCCATATCCTGAATGGCGCCGGCAATGATTTTCCAATCCAAGCGGTCCAGGGGCATTTGGGACAGGCGCAACAAAGACTCCACCGCCCGCCGCATCCATTTACCGTGTTTGGCCGTGTCTAATTGGGCCAGCCAGGCCAGGACATCCGGGGGCAGGGAGTCTGGTAATGCGTCTGTCATCCTGACCCCACCCGCACATCCATCACCGACCCCCGCAGGTTGTATTGCGGCCCCTCCAGTTCCACCGGCACCCCCACCTTGAGTTTGGTATTCCCCAGCACAACGCCCCCATCCACCATCTGGGCACTGCCGGTCAGGGTGATGCGCAGGTCCCGGACAAACTGACTTTGGGGGCGTTGGTCCGGTACGAACTTCACCGAGCCGTCCGGTTGAGGCACCTCCACTTGGGGGGAGAAAAAGGTGACGGCCTTGAGGCTCACCTGGCCAGCGGGCTGGTTACGTACGATAAAACTGGCCCTATCCCCTGGTCGGATAAGGGCTTCCGGTCGGGCTACGCTCAATCCCCGCACCATCAGGTCAATTTCCACCGGTTGACTAGGGCCTACCTGGGCCACCGACCCCGTCCCCCCCGGCACCAGGAAAATGCCCACCAATACCAGGACCACCACCAGCACAGCCCCCAGGTCAATCACGCTCACCTTGCCGCCGATGCGTCCCTGTTGGTCTAACCAAGCCATGGTGTATCTCAACCCCCCTGAGTTCATTATCGGATGGAGTGGCCCGTTGTCCCACCGGATTTTTCATCTTAGCGATCTTGCCCCTGCCATGGCCGCTGCGCCGGTATGTTAGGATGGGGCTGGACATTGGCCGTCTTGGTGTTTGAGGAGTTATCGCCCGTGCCCCATGTCCCCAATGTTGACGTGAGCTGCACCCGTCCCATTCGGGTTGGGGTGATTGGGGTGGGCAACATGGGGCAACACCACGTGCGGGTCCTGAGTTTTCTCAAGAATGTGCAACTGGTGGGCATTGCCGACATCAATGTTGAACGGGGTTTACAACTGGCCGGTAGATATCAGGTGCGGTTTTTTGAGGACTATCGGGATTTATTGCCCCAGGTGGAGGCGGTGTGCGTGGCGGTGCCGACCCGTTTGCACTACGAGGTGGGCATGACCTGTATCCGCCAAGGCGTGCATGTACTGATGGAAAAACCCATTGCCGCCAGCATTGCCGAAGCCGAACGCCTGGTGAACGCGGCGGCCGAAGCCAACTGCATCCTCCAGGTGGGGCATATTGAGCGTTTCAACCCGGCGTTTTTAGAGCTGCAAAAACTCCTCCAGCAGGAGGAAATCCTGGCTTTGGAGGCCCACCGCCTGAGTCCCTATTCCCAGCGGGCTAACGATGTATCGGTGGTGTTGGACTTGATGATTCACGACATTGATCTGCTGCTAGAACTGACGGCGGCGCCGGTGGTGCAATTGACCGCTGCGGGTACCCATGCTGCCGGTTCGGGCTATTTGGACTATGTGACGGCCACCCTGACCTTTGACAATGGGGTGATTGCTTCCTTAACCGCCAGCAAAGTCACCCATCGCAAGGTACGCCGCCTGACCATTCACGGCAAAAATTCCCTCACCGAGGCGGACTTTTTGAACAACGAAATTCTCATTCACCGTCACTTGCCAGGGCACCACACGGGGCAAGTCCTCTACCGCCAAGATGAATGGGTGGAGCGGGTCTATACCAGCAACATCGAACCCCTACAGGCGGAATTGGAACATTTCGTCAATTGTGTCCGGGAAGGAAACCAACCCTCCGTGGGGGGAGAACAGGCCCTCAAAGCCC is from Gloeomargarita sp. SRBZ-1_bins_9 and encodes:
- a CDS encoding DUF4330 domain-containing protein — encoded protein: MAWLDQQGRIGGKVSVIDLGAVLVVVLVLVGIFLVPGGTGSVAQVGPSQPVEIDLMVRGLSVARPEALIRPGDRASFIVRNQPAGQVSLKAVTFFSPQVEVPQPDGSVKFVPDQRPQSQFVRDLRITLTGSAQMVDGGVVLGNTKLKVGVPVELEGPQYNLRGSVMDVRVGSG
- a CDS encoding Gfo/Idh/MocA family oxidoreductase yields the protein MLGWGWTLAVLVFEELSPVPHVPNVDVSCTRPIRVGVIGVGNMGQHHVRVLSFLKNVQLVGIADINVERGLQLAGRYQVRFFEDYRDLLPQVEAVCVAVPTRLHYEVGMTCIRQGVHVLMEKPIAASIAEAERLVNAAAEANCILQVGHIERFNPAFLELQKLLQQEEILALEAHRLSPYSQRANDVSVVLDLMIHDIDLLLELTAAPVVQLTAAGTHAAGSGYLDYVTATLTFDNGVIASLTASKVTHRKVRRLTIHGKNSLTEADFLNNEILIHRHLPGHHTGQVLYRQDEWVERVYTSNIEPLQAELEHFVNCVREGNQPSVGGEQALKALRLATRIEQIALHNQVWSTPCNGLDQKSLVTP